A window of the Streptomyces luomodiensis genome harbors these coding sequences:
- a CDS encoding DUF5925 domain-containing protein, whose product MPTTPAEKSLPIRLNVDDSDSPSDVVDALFLGRFATGEQPYARSHSVDRVKSGATLLPPSATVLRAARDDDRSATLAEGDGWTLLISRWNRGADVTVTAVDDALAEKVLRQAVDGAEDEPEPQPENVSMGFWYVSPRRGPHRTTRQISAGTWEEIRGNYTAPVAEAMDGLMKVTPDDIAGRLLLLHGPPGTGKTSALRTLARSWRDWCQVDCVLDPERLFTDVGYLMDIAIGEDDGTAKGRWRLLLLEDCDELIRGEAKHTAGQALSRLLNLTDGLLGQGRNVLVGVTTNEDLERLHPAVVRPGRCLARIEVGKLTRAEAVNWLGTETDDREGVVGRDGATLAELYALRRGTRPASVPSQSGDADAGLYL is encoded by the coding sequence CTGCCTACGACACCCGCCGAAAAGTCCCTTCCGATCCGGCTGAACGTCGATGACAGCGATTCGCCGTCGGATGTCGTCGACGCGCTCTTCCTGGGGCGCTTCGCGACCGGTGAGCAGCCGTACGCCCGCAGCCACTCCGTCGACCGGGTGAAGTCGGGCGCCACGCTGCTGCCGCCGTCCGCGACCGTGCTGCGGGCGGCCCGCGACGACGACCGCAGCGCGACACTCGCCGAGGGCGACGGCTGGACCCTGCTGATCTCCCGGTGGAACCGGGGCGCGGATGTGACCGTGACCGCCGTCGACGACGCGCTGGCCGAGAAGGTGCTGCGGCAGGCGGTCGACGGCGCGGAGGACGAACCCGAGCCGCAGCCGGAGAACGTCTCGATGGGCTTCTGGTACGTCTCGCCGCGGCGCGGACCGCACCGCACCACACGGCAGATCTCGGCCGGGACCTGGGAGGAGATCCGCGGCAACTACACGGCGCCGGTCGCCGAGGCCATGGACGGGCTGATGAAGGTCACCCCCGACGACATCGCCGGCCGGCTCCTGCTGCTGCACGGCCCGCCCGGCACCGGCAAGACCTCGGCGCTGCGCACCCTGGCCCGGTCCTGGCGGGACTGGTGCCAGGTGGACTGCGTCCTGGACCCGGAGCGGCTGTTCACGGACGTCGGCTATCTGATGGACATCGCGATCGGCGAGGACGACGGCACCGCCAAGGGGCGCTGGCGGCTGCTGCTCCTGGAGGACTGCGACGAGCTGATCCGCGGCGAGGCCAAGCACACCGCCGGGCAGGCGCTGTCCCGGCTGCTGAACCTGACGGACGGTCTGCTCGGCCAGGGGCGCAATGTGCTGGTCGGGGTGACCACCAACGAGGACCTGGAGCGGCTGCATCCGGCGGTCGTCCGCCCCGGCCGGTGCCTGGCCCGGATCGAGGTGGGCAAGCTGACGCGGGCGGAGGCGGTCAACTGGCTGGGGACGGAGACCGACGACCGGGAGGGCGTCGTCGGACGGGACGGGGCGACGCTCGCGGAGCTGTACGCGCTGCGCCGCGGCACCCGGCCCGCCTCGGTGCCGTCACAGTCGGGGGACGCGGACGCGGGGCTGTACCTGTGA
- the ddaH gene encoding dimethylargininase: MTSRKALVRRPSPRLADGLVTHIDRTPVDAALALRQWEVYVVALRAHGWETVELPPLDDCPDGVFVEDTMVVHRNVAVIARPGADSRRPETVTAEEAVTGLGCSLNRIREPGTLDGGDVLKIGDTLYVGRGGRTNGDGVRQLRAALEPLGARVVAVPVSKVLHLKSAVTALPDGTVIGYPPLVDDPEAFPRFLPVPEESGAHVVLLGGGKLLMARSAPRTAELFADLGYEPVPVDISEFEKMEGCVTCLSVRLRELYG, translated from the coding sequence ATGACCAGCCGTAAAGCCCTCGTCCGACGCCCCAGCCCCCGCCTCGCCGACGGGCTCGTCACCCATATCGACCGCACACCGGTCGACGCCGCGCTGGCGCTGCGGCAGTGGGAGGTCTACGTCGTGGCGCTGCGTGCGCACGGCTGGGAGACGGTGGAGCTGCCGCCGCTGGACGACTGCCCGGACGGGGTGTTCGTCGAGGACACCATGGTCGTCCACCGGAACGTCGCGGTGATCGCCCGCCCCGGCGCCGACTCCCGCCGGCCCGAGACCGTGACGGCGGAGGAGGCCGTGACCGGACTCGGCTGCTCGCTGAACCGCATCCGCGAGCCGGGGACGCTGGACGGCGGGGACGTGCTGAAGATCGGCGACACCCTCTACGTGGGCCGCGGCGGGCGTACCAACGGCGACGGCGTACGCCAGCTGCGCGCCGCGCTGGAGCCGCTGGGCGCGCGGGTGGTGGCCGTACCGGTCAGCAAGGTGCTGCACCTCAAGTCGGCGGTGACCGCGCTGCCGGACGGCACCGTCATCGGCTATCCGCCGCTGGTCGACGACCCGGAGGCGTTTCCGCGCTTCCTTCCCGTGCCCGAGGAGTCCGGCGCCCATGTGGTGCTGCTCGGCGGCGGCAAGCTGCTGATGGCGCGGAGCGCGCCGCGCACGGCCGAGCTGTTCGCCGACCTCGGCTATGAGCCGGTGCCGGTGGACATCAGCGAGTTCGAGAAGATGGAGGGCTGTGTGACCTGCCTGTCCGTACGGCTGCGGGAGCTGTACGGCTGA
- a CDS encoding SGNH/GDSL hydrolase family protein, whose product MKLSRLTATMASFVVGAVLALTGAGAAHAHENSAGPAYVALGDSYSSGVGAGSYDSASGSCKRSTKAYPALWAAAHAPSSFAFTACSGAKTGDVLNNQLGPLNSGTGLVSISIGGNDAGFADIMTTCVLQSESTCVNAVNSAKTFVQNTLPAKLDQVYDAIRAKAPSAHVVVLGYPRFYKLSGSCVLGLSETERAAINSGADVLNSVTAKRAADHGFSFGDVTTTFTGHEICSGSAWLNSVTIPIDESYHPTAAGQSGGYLPVFSSAA is encoded by the coding sequence ATGAAACTGTCCAGACTCACGGCGACGATGGCTTCGTTCGTCGTCGGTGCCGTCCTCGCCCTCACCGGGGCCGGCGCCGCCCATGCCCACGAGAACAGCGCGGGCCCCGCCTATGTGGCGCTGGGTGACTCCTACTCATCCGGCGTCGGCGCGGGCAGCTACGACAGCGCCAGCGGCAGCTGTAAGCGCAGCACCAAGGCGTACCCCGCGCTCTGGGCCGCCGCGCACGCCCCCTCCAGCTTCGCCTTCACCGCCTGCTCCGGTGCCAAGACCGGCGATGTGCTGAACAATCAGCTCGGTCCGCTGAACTCCGGCACCGGTCTCGTCTCCATCTCCATCGGCGGCAATGACGCCGGCTTCGCCGACATCATGACCACCTGTGTGCTCCAGTCCGAGTCCACCTGCGTCAACGCGGTCAACAGCGCCAAGACGTTCGTCCAGAACACCCTGCCCGCCAAGCTGGACCAGGTCTACGACGCCATCCGCGCCAAGGCCCCGTCCGCCCATGTCGTCGTCCTCGGCTACCCGCGCTTCTACAAGCTGAGCGGCTCCTGCGTACTGGGTCTCAGCGAGACCGAGCGCGCCGCGATCAACAGCGGCGCCGACGTGCTCAACTCCGTCACCGCCAAGCGTGCCGCCGACCACGGCTTCAGCTTCGGCGACGTCACCACGACCTTCACCGGGCATGAGATCTGCTCCGGCAGCGCTTGGCTGAACAGCGTCACCATCCCCATCGACGAGTCCTACCACCCCACCGCCGCCGGTCAGTCCGGTGGCTACCTCCCGGTCTTCAGTTCGGCCGCCTGA
- a CDS encoding SGNH/GDSL hydrolase family protein, with the protein MTPSVHPPRRTLLGTLLAVALTTAVPLLPSGTAWANDSASADPLKVMVVGDSMTQGHEGDYTWRYRLWQWFHEQHVAVDFVGPYTGTTSPDAPAAPQPPRLQGEPEPAPAPPRTDGGYAKDAEAFDSDHFAVWGRQAAQDKALIKEQVAKYQPDLLLVGLGFNDMGWFVSDAQGTLESVKTLVDEARAAKSDVKFALANVPQRAKIEGRDDLIANTDTYNRLLAEAIPAWHTATSPVKLVDWQGDYDCAPESCPAGYDGLHPNALGEYQIAHAFETTLHTEYHLGTDVPDVPGTVAPRPTSTPADVKATSADSGIVVTWDPVYGAFGYDVRARLVGSADWGGEHHVTANRYDTTWTTEGQSYEYQIRTDSGGSVKSEWSEVVSATAHPKTAPGPADIVTRPTATGVDVSWNPPTGPYTDTIDRYEVLTYDLDTPGAFPGSVGTRDTSIHVDGLTPGHRYAVSVATWNAAGGGIPSGGPQVVIGADAASAAS; encoded by the coding sequence ATGACCCCATCCGTCCACCCGCCCAGACGCACTCTGCTCGGCACCCTCCTGGCCGTCGCCCTCACGACGGCGGTACCCCTCCTCCCGAGCGGCACGGCCTGGGCGAACGACAGCGCCTCCGCCGACCCGCTCAAGGTGATGGTCGTCGGCGACTCGATGACCCAGGGCCACGAGGGCGACTACACCTGGCGCTACCGCCTGTGGCAGTGGTTCCACGAGCAGCACGTGGCCGTGGACTTCGTCGGCCCCTACACCGGTACGACGTCACCCGACGCACCGGCCGCTCCCCAGCCGCCCCGGCTCCAGGGCGAGCCGGAGCCCGCCCCGGCCCCGCCCAGGACCGACGGCGGCTACGCCAAGGACGCGGAGGCGTTCGACAGCGACCACTTCGCGGTGTGGGGCCGCCAGGCCGCCCAGGACAAGGCGCTGATCAAGGAGCAGGTGGCGAAGTACCAGCCCGATCTGCTGCTGGTGGGCCTGGGCTTCAACGACATGGGCTGGTTCGTCAGCGACGCCCAGGGCACCCTGGAGAGCGTGAAGACGCTGGTCGACGAGGCCCGCGCCGCCAAGTCCGACGTCAAGTTCGCCCTGGCCAACGTGCCGCAGCGGGCGAAGATCGAGGGCCGGGACGACCTGATCGCCAACACCGACACCTACAACCGGCTGCTCGCCGAGGCGATCCCGGCCTGGCACACCGCCACGTCCCCCGTGAAGCTGGTCGACTGGCAGGGTGACTACGACTGCGCGCCCGAGAGTTGCCCCGCCGGCTATGACGGCCTGCACCCCAACGCCCTCGGCGAGTACCAGATAGCCCACGCCTTCGAGACCACCCTGCACACCGAGTACCACCTCGGCACCGACGTCCCGGACGTCCCCGGCACCGTCGCGCCCCGCCCCACCTCGACACCGGCCGACGTCAAGGCCACCTCGGCGGACAGCGGCATCGTCGTCACCTGGGACCCGGTCTACGGCGCCTTCGGCTACGACGTCCGCGCCCGGCTCGTCGGCTCCGCCGACTGGGGCGGCGAGCACCACGTCACCGCCAACCGCTACGACACCACCTGGACGACCGAGGGCCAGAGCTACGAGTACCAGATCCGCACCGACAGCGGCGGATCGGTGAAGTCGGAGTGGTCGGAGGTCGTCAGCGCGACCGCCCATCCGAAGACCGCCCCCGGCCCCGCCGACATCGTCACCCGTCCCACCGCCACCGGCGTCGACGTGTCCTGGAACCCCCCGACCGGCCCGTACACCGACACCATCGACCGCTACGAGGTCCTCACCTACGACCTCGACACCCCCGGCGCGTTCCCCGGCAGCGTCGGCACCCGGGACACGTCCATCCACGTGGACGGCCTGACGCCCGGCCACCGCTACGCGGTCTCCGTGGCCACCTGGAACGCGGCCGGCGGCGGTATCCCCAGCGGCGGCCCCCAGGTGGTCATCGGCGCGGACGCCGCGTCGGCGGCAAGCTGA
- a CDS encoding GntR family transcriptional regulator — protein sequence MALQITVAPDAAAAPFEQIRAQIAERARSGALPVGYKLPTVRGFAEELGLAANTVAKAYRALEADGVIETRGRHGSFIAAAGDAARRQAAEAARTYAQRARRLGLDRAAALAAVEDAVRAAYGDQDGA from the coding sequence GTGGCCTTGCAGATCACCGTCGCCCCGGACGCGGCGGCCGCCCCCTTCGAGCAGATCCGCGCGCAGATCGCCGAGCGGGCCCGCTCCGGCGCGCTCCCCGTGGGCTACAAACTCCCCACCGTACGCGGCTTCGCCGAGGAGCTGGGGCTGGCGGCCAACACCGTCGCCAAGGCGTACCGGGCGCTGGAGGCGGACGGTGTGATCGAGACCCGCGGCCGCCACGGCTCCTTCATCGCGGCGGCGGGCGACGCGGCCCGGCGCCAGGCCGCCGAAGCCGCCCGGACGTACGCCCAGCGGGCGCGGCGCCTGGGCCTGGACCGCGCGGCCGCGCTCGCCGCCGTCGAGGACGCCGTGCGGGCCGCCTACGGTGACCAGGACGGCGCCTGA
- a CDS encoding GNAT family N-acetyltransferase, with amino-acid sequence MTLTVRDFRAADAESVAAARRSAFPYLVTTPRTVVWAVESAPVARHYRLLVAEADGEVVGASEVGVFHDSDEPGLAFANTTVSARARGRGAGSALVTAAEEYLAGLGTAKVFAWTLDEPGAVTFAERRGYRRGRASRVQRLDLTAAALPPLNAGGLPDGVELRTAADFADDPRPLYEADVECTRDEPGDVATTRPPYAEWLAATWEHPALDRELTSVAVVDGAVASYSVAHTDGRGRYWSGMTGTLRAFRGRGLAKLAKNDSLHRARSAGCREAFTGNDGDNEPMLAINKWFGYEPAHMEWRYVRELSA; translated from the coding sequence ATGACCCTGACTGTGCGCGATTTCCGTGCCGCCGACGCGGAGTCCGTCGCGGCAGCGCGTCGCTCCGCCTTCCCCTATCTGGTGACCACGCCGCGGACGGTGGTCTGGGCGGTGGAGAGCGCGCCCGTGGCACGGCACTACCGGCTGCTGGTCGCCGAGGCCGACGGGGAGGTGGTGGGCGCGTCCGAGGTGGGCGTCTTCCACGACAGCGACGAGCCCGGCCTGGCCTTCGCCAATACGACGGTGAGCGCGCGGGCGCGCGGCCGGGGCGCCGGCTCGGCACTGGTGACCGCCGCCGAGGAGTACCTGGCCGGGCTGGGCACCGCGAAGGTCTTCGCCTGGACGCTGGACGAGCCGGGCGCGGTGACGTTCGCCGAACGCCGTGGCTACCGCCGTGGCCGCGCCTCCCGTGTCCAGCGGCTGGACCTGACGGCGGCCGCGCTGCCGCCGCTGAACGCGGGCGGCCTGCCGGACGGCGTGGAGCTGCGCACGGCGGCGGACTTCGCGGACGATCCGCGCCCGCTGTACGAGGCGGACGTCGAGTGCACGCGGGACGAGCCGGGAGATGTGGCGACGACCCGGCCCCCGTACGCCGAGTGGCTGGCCGCCACCTGGGAACACCCGGCGCTCGACCGCGAGCTGACCTCGGTGGCCGTGGTGGACGGCGCCGTGGCGTCCTACAGCGTCGCCCACACCGACGGCCGGGGCCGCTACTGGTCCGGCATGACCGGCACCCTCCGCGCCTTCCGTGGCCGCGGCCTGGCCAAGCTCGCCAAGAACGACTCCCTGCACCGCGCCCGGTCGGCGGGCTGCCGGGAGGCGTTCACCGGCAACGACGGCGACAACGAGCCGATGCTGGCGATCAACAAGTGGTTCGGCTACGAACCGGCGCACATGGAGTGGCGCTACGTGCGGGAGCTGTCGGCATAA
- a CDS encoding methyltransferase domain-containing protein — MCADTSTTAYWDAAAADFDDEPDHGLRDPAVREAWAARLRGWLPERPGDVLDLGCGTGSLALLAAEAGHRVTGVDRSSRMAGLAREKLAGTGATVLVGDAAEPPVPERNFDVVLVRHLLWLLPDQRAVLGRWARLVRPGGRLVLIEGRWGESDSVGLSVAERSGPVGLSAAELSGLVGPLAERLSVEQLGADAALWGRVVHDERYVLVADLAPARRHTEIVDVHLILRRGGEVLLARRANTGYADGLLHAPSGHVEDGEDVRAALLRETAEEIGLTLTPDEVRVVLVMQHKAPTGAPRTGWFFEAELGDPGEGGREPVNREPEKCSELGWFPLDALPDDMVAYCRAGLEAYRAGHRFTLHWHEPGDAIAYDPKGPDRLTPLG; from the coding sequence TGTGCCGACACCTCGACCACCGCCTACTGGGACGCCGCCGCCGCGGACTTCGACGACGAGCCGGACCACGGACTGCGTGACCCGGCCGTCCGGGAGGCGTGGGCCGCCCGGCTGCGTGGGTGGCTGCCCGAGCGGCCCGGCGATGTGCTCGACCTCGGGTGCGGCACCGGAAGCCTCGCCCTGCTCGCGGCCGAGGCGGGGCACCGGGTGACGGGGGTCGACCGCTCGTCCCGGATGGCCGGGCTGGCCCGGGAGAAGCTCGCGGGGACGGGCGCCACCGTGCTCGTCGGGGACGCGGCGGAGCCGCCCGTGCCGGAGCGGAACTTCGATGTGGTGCTGGTCCGGCATCTGCTGTGGCTGCTGCCCGATCAGCGGGCGGTGCTGGGCCGTTGGGCGCGGCTGGTGCGGCCGGGCGGGCGGCTGGTGCTGATCGAGGGCCGCTGGGGTGAGTCCGACTCGGTGGGCCTGTCCGTCGCCGAGCGGTCCGGCCCCGTCGGTCTGTCCGCCGCCGAGCTGTCCGGGCTGGTCGGGCCGTTGGCCGAGCGGCTGTCGGTCGAGCAGCTCGGGGCGGACGCGGCGCTGTGGGGGCGGGTGGTGCACGACGAGCGGTACGTCCTGGTGGCCGACCTCGCGCCCGCCCGGCGCCACACCGAGATCGTCGACGTCCATCTGATCCTGCGCCGCGGCGGCGAGGTCCTCCTCGCCCGCCGCGCCAACACGGGTTACGCGGACGGGCTGTTGCACGCCCCGTCCGGCCATGTCGAGGACGGGGAGGACGTCCGTGCCGCACTCCTCCGCGAGACGGCGGAGGAGATCGGCCTCACCCTCACCCCGGACGAGGTGCGGGTCGTCCTCGTGATGCAGCACAAGGCGCCGACGGGGGCGCCCCGTACGGGGTGGTTCTTCGAGGCGGAGCTGGGAGATCCGGGGGAGGGCGGGCGGGAGCCGGTCAACCGGGAGCCGGAGAAGTGCTCGGAGCTGGGCTGGTTCCCGCTGGACGCGCTGCCGGACGACATGGTGGCGTACTGCCGCGCGGGCCTGGAGGCCTACCGGGCGGGCCACCGCTTCACCCTCCACTGGCACGAGCCCGGCGACGCCATCGCCTATGACCCCAAGGGCCCCGACCGCCTGACGCCGCTGGGCTAG
- a CDS encoding type ISP restriction/modification enzyme, with amino-acid sequence MPGVGEREAPLLGDLMPWAVGPLRLGRAWVMGPDAVSLRARWERLTGAEDEAGRTALFRPTRARTLHSSVPQLPGQATSTARLARADGPCPQPVRIAHGPFDQQWLIPDHRLIDAARPELWRVADDRQIHVVEAAGPDPDPVLSFSALLPDGHSPAGRPGRIRPLYRRPGGQEPNLAPGLLAYLTTRLGRAVSAEDFLAWTAAVARGAPCAVPLTADPGVWESGVELGRRVLWLHTRGAHSGERPRMPGGRRPYVRAALPANGLPDSLDYDPDEEALLLGEGRISPVPRVAWEFRAGGVRVLETWFERRTAPQEPGTLEAVGPAGWPPAWTSELLELITVLALLAELRPELRAAADRLADGPLIEAAELREAGLLPVPGTARRPASVLDHHEEGPEGQFALL; translated from the coding sequence ATGCCGGGCGTGGGAGAACGTGAGGCGCCGCTGCTGGGGGACCTGATGCCGTGGGCCGTGGGGCCGCTGCGGCTCGGGCGGGCCTGGGTCATGGGGCCGGACGCGGTCTCGCTCAGAGCGCGCTGGGAGCGGCTGACGGGGGCCGAGGACGAGGCCGGGCGGACCGCGCTGTTCCGGCCGACCCGCGCCCGTACGCTGCACAGCTCCGTACCGCAGCTGCCCGGCCAGGCCACCTCCACCGCCCGGCTGGCGCGGGCGGACGGACCGTGCCCGCAGCCGGTGCGGATCGCGCACGGGCCGTTCGACCAGCAGTGGCTGATACCGGATCACCGGCTGATCGACGCCGCCCGCCCCGAGCTGTGGCGGGTGGCCGACGACCGGCAGATCCATGTGGTCGAGGCCGCCGGGCCGGACCCGGACCCGGTGCTCAGCTTCTCGGCGCTGCTGCCGGACGGCCACTCCCCCGCGGGCCGCCCCGGCCGTATCCGTCCGCTCTACCGCCGCCCCGGCGGGCAGGAGCCCAATCTCGCTCCCGGGCTGCTCGCATACCTCACCACCCGGCTCGGCCGCGCGGTGAGCGCCGAGGACTTCCTGGCGTGGACCGCCGCCGTGGCGCGCGGCGCCCCGTGCGCCGTGCCGCTGACCGCCGACCCCGGGGTGTGGGAGTCGGGCGTGGAGCTGGGCCGCCGTGTGCTGTGGCTCCACACGCGCGGGGCGCACAGTGGTGAACGCCCGCGCATGCCGGGTGGCCGACGCCCCTACGTCCGTGCCGCGCTTCCGGCGAACGGGCTGCCGGACTCCCTGGACTACGACCCGGACGAGGAGGCCCTGCTGCTGGGTGAGGGGCGGATCTCGCCGGTGCCACGGGTCGCGTGGGAGTTCCGGGCGGGCGGGGTGCGCGTACTGGAGACGTGGTTCGAGCGGCGCACCGCCCCGCAGGAGCCGGGCACGCTGGAGGCGGTCGGCCCGGCGGGCTGGCCGCCCGCGTGGACCTCGGAGCTGCTGGAGCTGATCACCGTGCTGGCGCTGCTCGCCGAGCTGCGCCCGGAGCTGCGGGCCGCCGCCGACCGGCTGGCGGACGGCCCCCTGATCGAGGCGGCGGAGCTACGGGAGGCGGGGTTGCTGCCGGTGCCCGGCACGGCGCGGCGCCCCGCGTCCGTACTGGACCATCACGAGGAGGGCCCGGAGGGTCAGTTCGCCCTTCTGTGA